In Sulfuracidifex metallicus DSM 6482 = JCM 9184, a single window of DNA contains:
- a CDS encoding ABC transporter ATP-binding protein has translation MSLEVNDIIKAFNKKMILDKITLKVEKGEFFVILGPSGSGKTTLLRIIAGLEKPDDGKIIIDGKDVTTLPSGKRNIGMVFQNYALYPSKKVRENLYLPLESVGVTKEEAIKKIEFISRRLGIENLLDRFPSELSGGQQQRVALARALVRTPKLFLMDEPLSNLDAPQRVSARKLIKEIQEEYSITSIYVTHDQTEAMALADRMCIIDQGKILQIGTPEEIYENPNSEEVASFIGNPPMSIIDGKILGIDGAVGIRAEDVKLEGGQLKGRVADCEFMGDRYLIHIHLENGEIRAFSKNKIKEGSDVSFEVLRFKQFGGKS, from the coding sequence ATGAGCCTTGAGGTTAACGATATTATTAAGGCATTTAATAAGAAGATGATCCTTGACAAGATTACCCTGAAGGTAGAGAAAGGTGAGTTCTTCGTTATATTAGGTCCATCTGGATCGGGTAAGACTACTCTTCTAAGAATAATAGCTGGATTGGAGAAACCAGACGACGGCAAAATAATAATAGATGGAAAGGATGTAACCACATTACCTTCAGGAAAAAGGAACATAGGAATGGTTTTCCAAAACTACGCTTTATATCCAAGCAAGAAGGTTAGAGAAAACTTGTATCTACCTTTAGAGTCAGTTGGTGTAACAAAGGAAGAGGCAATAAAGAAAATAGAGTTCATTTCACGTAGACTTGGTATCGAAAACTTACTGGACAGATTTCCATCAGAGCTTTCAGGAGGACAACAACAGAGGGTAGCCCTAGCTAGAGCCTTGGTAAGAACTCCTAAGTTGTTCCTAATGGACGAACCATTGTCAAACCTCGACGCTCCACAAAGGGTTTCCGCCAGAAAGTTGATAAAGGAAATTCAAGAGGAATATTCGATTACGTCAATATATGTTACCCACGACCAAACTGAGGCAATGGCACTCGCAGACAGAATGTGCATTATAGATCAAGGTAAGATACTTCAGATTGGAACTCCAGAGGAAATATATGAGAACCCAAATAGCGAAGAGGTTGCAAGCTTCATTGGTAATCCTCCCATGTCTATTATTGACGGCAAAATTCTTGGAATAGATGGAGCAGTCGGAATTAGGGCTGAAGACGTTAAACTTGAAGGGGGGCAACTTAAGGGAAGGGTAGCAGATTGTGAATTCATGGGTGATAGATATCTAATTCATATACACCTTGAAAACGGAGAAATAAGGGCTTTCAGCAAAAACAAAATCAAGGAAGGATCAGATGTATCCTTCGAGGTTTTAAGGTTTAAACAGTTCGGTGGTAAATCGTGA
- a CDS encoding ABC transporter substrate-binding protein, whose product MAVVIIAAIGGYMLVSKPSSKVTLNVITFSGESADFIQYAADQFMSSHPNVNIKVIQEPFSEYITDEETSLADHGTQYAILGYTSTSAQDISKYLLQLNSSDFNMSDIIAPQEDFGGIIYNTTTHSYEMIGIAYETAIYLTAYNAKIFDNSTLANEFYSQYHMNFSPNTWKNWTVVEDVDQFLTSNNITKYGFLIDDHVKHGIIDAYPAVYGYYYMRDYSLNHGNYSGISGFNIMFEGYVLPGYKYPLPSFNSSSGITALEVYKTLVSYEIPPSTEQIEYGNLPEIYSSGQAPGAFLFTTQLSSISSNVSSDTYLAPLPGGYAETGTDFLGINKYIPASEQKIALQFLEFLVSPKVQEEGFLNYGKFPVSKEAFQMLMSNSSLGAQKMEWLEEVYTASSNAFANPPNIPITYTYLISDFNNQVFNYLTSTTVSPSSALQTAANEWMSSLQSYYS is encoded by the coding sequence GTGGCTGTAGTAATAATAGCTGCTATAGGAGGATATATGCTAGTAAGTAAACCATCTTCAAAGGTTACGTTAAACGTGATTACATTCAGCGGAGAATCTGCTGATTTTATACAGTATGCAGCAGATCAGTTCATGTCTTCACATCCAAACGTTAATATAAAGGTTATACAAGAGCCTTTCTCCGAGTACATAACCGACGAAGAGACGTCCCTTGCAGATCACGGGACTCAGTACGCAATTTTAGGTTATACTTCAACTTCAGCACAAGACATATCTAAATATCTCCTTCAACTCAACTCGTCTGACTTTAATATGAGCGATATAATTGCACCGCAGGAAGACTTCGGAGGTATAATTTACAATACTACTACTCACTCCTATGAGATGATAGGAATAGCTTACGAAACTGCAATATATCTGACTGCTTATAACGCTAAGATATTCGATAATTCGACTCTAGCTAACGAGTTCTATTCTCAATATCATATGAACTTCTCTCCTAACACTTGGAAGAACTGGACCGTGGTAGAGGACGTAGATCAATTTTTAACTTCTAATAATATAACTAAGTATGGCTTCTTGATAGATGACCATGTAAAACATGGTATAATTGACGCATACCCTGCAGTCTACGGCTATTATTATATGAGAGACTATTCTCTAAATCATGGTAACTACTCTGGAATTTCAGGTTTCAATATAATGTTTGAGGGTTACGTTCTTCCAGGGTACAAATATCCTTTACCTTCCTTTAACTCTAGTAGTGGTATAACTGCACTGGAAGTGTATAAAACTCTAGTTTCTTATGAAATACCACCTTCTACTGAACAAATAGAGTACGGAAATCTGCCGGAAATATATTCCTCAGGTCAAGCCCCTGGTGCTTTTCTATTTACAACACAGCTGAGTTCAATTTCCTCTAATGTGTCTTCAGATACGTACTTAGCGCCATTACCAGGAGGTTATGCTGAGACAGGAACAGATTTCCTAGGCATAAACAAGTACATACCAGCATCGGAGCAGAAAATAGCATTGCAATTCTTAGAGTTCTTAGTGTCTCCTAAGGTACAAGAAGAGGGGTTCCTAAATTATGGCAAGTTCCCTGTGTCAAAGGAGGCATTTCAGATGTTAATGTCTAACTCATCGTTGGGAGCACAGAAAATGGAATGGTTAGAGGAAGTTTACACAGCGTCTTCCAATGCATTTGCGAACCCACCCAACATACCAATAACGTATACGTATCTCATAAGTGATTTCAATAATCAGGTATTCAATTATCTAACTTCTACTACGGTTTCACCATCGTCTGCGCTTCAAACTGCCGCAAATGAGTGGATGTCAAGCCTTCAGTCATATTATTCATAA
- a CDS encoding trypsin-like peptidase domain-containing protein, which produces MISLNDLIERVSQSVVTIVSRPFSINDYVQGRTIQGGSGFFVSKNYVATNMHVVEGADEVQILTKDSLTIKGKVVHVNPITDLALIETNIEVPSLPKGNNVRIGDFVIVLGSPFLFDLGDLTVSFGIVSSTNREIKSPFGYNMIVHQTDAAVNPGNSGGPVINMDGQVVGIAQSHLEKSENINFMVPMISLNSFIANVSKNGQYVAPYTGIERVRVVNKTIAKMFNLPVERGLMIQRISPGSPAERAGLTVGDVILYANGAETPSTLSLWEVSERVAPGVLNLIVLRDGRKYAARLEVEGRKIEHQGHLE; this is translated from the coding sequence ATGATAAGCCTCAATGATTTGATAGAAAGGGTTTCGCAATCAGTGGTCACCATAGTTTCCAGACCCTTTTCAATAAACGATTACGTTCAAGGAAGAACCATTCAAGGAGGTTCAGGATTCTTCGTCTCTAAGAATTACGTTGCAACTAACATGCACGTGGTTGAAGGAGCAGACGAAGTTCAGATATTAACTAAGGATTCACTTACTATAAAGGGGAAGGTGGTCCATGTAAATCCGATAACGGATTTAGCTCTTATAGAGACAAACATAGAAGTTCCCAGCTTACCAAAGGGTAACAACGTTAGAATAGGCGATTTCGTAATAGTTCTTGGAAGTCCTTTCCTTTTTGATTTAGGAGATCTAACCGTATCCTTTGGTATAGTTAGTTCAACAAACAGGGAGATTAAGTCGCCCTTTGGTTATAACATGATAGTCCATCAGACGGATGCAGCGGTTAACCCTGGTAACAGTGGTGGTCCTGTAATTAACATGGATGGTCAAGTGGTCGGCATAGCACAGAGCCATTTGGAGAAATCCGAGAACATAAATTTCATGGTACCCATGATATCCTTAAATAGCTTCATAGCAAATGTTTCCAAAAATGGACAATATGTAGCTCCTTATACCGGAATTGAGAGGGTTAGAGTTGTAAATAAAACAATTGCAAAGATGTTCAACCTACCCGTGGAACGTGGTCTGATGATTCAGAGGATCTCACCTGGTAGCCCTGCAGAGAGAGCTGGTTTAACTGTTGGAGACGTAATATTATACGCCAACGGAGCGGAAACCCCAAGTACGTTATCCCTTTGGGAGGTGAGCGAGAGGGTAGCCCCAGGAGTTCTAAACCTGATAGTCCTAAGGGATGGAAGAAAATACGCTGCTAGATTAGAAGTTGAGGGACGTAAAATTGAACATCAAGGTCACTTAGAATAA
- a CDS encoding zinc ribbon domain-containing protein, producing MVKYCPNCGHPNYDSNEICINCGFNFKAAPFVRENVKKIEKEKPGQFSRKDYVAIAMSIILIVIILLLYSK from the coding sequence ATGGTTAAATATTGTCCAAATTGCGGACATCCTAACTACGATTCCAACGAGATTTGCATAAATTGCGGTTTTAACTTTAAGGCTGCACCTTTCGTTAGGGAGAACGTTAAGAAAATAGAGAAGGAGAAACCTGGGCAATTCTCTAGGAAGGATTACGTGGCTATAGCAATGTCTATCATTTTAATAGTGATAATACTTCTACTTTATTCTAAGTGA
- a CDS encoding NAD(P)-binding protein: MTTSLLEPIKVGDVYLKNRIAMSPMISNLGSPEGYPTDAYIAYLSERAKGGVGLIITEYTYINKLDSRGAVNELGLYSDELTPKFMRLTEMIHALGSKIFVQLVHAGRKTKRDVIWGNTPIAPSPMPLTDEVREMNLNDIRRIKQEFISASIRARRSGFDGVELHGAHGYLLAQFMSPAVNRRNDEYKDGVKLVEEIVQGIKESKMTVGIRLSVTEFDDLGLHPEDVAEIVKRLEKAGIDYVHLSAGRDGPMNSSMPFYYKHLSFLEEIESIRDKIHVPLFIVGSIMNLHDALKAREVADVVVLGRSLLADPYWLKKALTNEPIRPCIRCNQSCRGMVYREVRCDVNPELGWEILPPMERGNGEVEVVGGGAMGMEAARVLAKRGFSVTLYEREDKLGGQFLLFKDPWKINEFNSIVDFYKNELERLGVEIKLRSEVNCDNGKCIYAVPEQRSPEPPELKGKRILIDSTLYAYHDYAFYLAKDNEVYMTEDSLSILDRTRQFLLEENLKEVGVNFVQKATGNFDVIFNERVRDQPTIGKSIQRGYWLGRTFSLR, from the coding sequence ATGACAACTTCTCTTCTAGAACCTATTAAGGTAGGCGATGTTTACCTTAAAAACAGAATAGCAATGTCGCCTATGATAAGCAACCTGGGTTCGCCTGAAGGTTATCCTACAGATGCTTACATTGCTTACTTGTCTGAGAGAGCTAAGGGAGGAGTGGGACTAATAATCACTGAATATACCTATATCAACAAATTAGACTCCAGGGGCGCAGTAAACGAACTAGGTCTTTACTCTGATGAATTAACTCCTAAATTTATGAGACTTACTGAAATGATTCATGCATTAGGAAGTAAAATATTTGTACAGTTAGTCCACGCGGGTAGGAAAACTAAGAGGGATGTTATATGGGGTAATACTCCCATAGCACCTTCCCCAATGCCTCTGACGGACGAAGTAAGGGAAATGAACCTTAACGATATAAGGAGGATAAAGCAGGAATTCATTTCGGCATCTATTAGGGCTAGAAGGTCAGGGTTTGACGGTGTAGAGTTGCACGGCGCTCACGGGTATTTGTTGGCTCAGTTCATGTCTCCTGCTGTAAACAGGAGAAATGATGAATACAAGGATGGAGTAAAGCTAGTAGAGGAGATAGTTCAGGGAATAAAGGAGTCAAAGATGACAGTAGGAATAAGGCTAAGCGTGACGGAGTTCGACGATTTGGGCTTGCATCCTGAAGATGTAGCTGAGATAGTAAAAAGGCTGGAGAAAGCTGGAATAGATTACGTTCACCTATCTGCTGGAAGGGACGGTCCTATGAATTCAAGCATGCCCTTCTATTATAAGCACCTATCGTTCTTGGAAGAAATAGAATCAATAAGAGATAAAATTCATGTACCTCTATTCATTGTAGGTTCTATAATGAACCTCCATGACGCCTTAAAAGCTAGGGAAGTGGCAGACGTTGTGGTGCTTGGGAGAAGTTTGCTTGCGGATCCGTACTGGTTGAAGAAAGCCTTAACTAACGAACCCATAAGGCCTTGCATAAGGTGTAACCAGTCGTGTAGGGGTATGGTATATAGGGAAGTTAGGTGTGATGTTAACCCAGAGCTAGGCTGGGAAATTTTACCGCCCATGGAGAGAGGTAATGGCGAGGTAGAAGTTGTAGGAGGAGGAGCGATGGGCATGGAGGCAGCCAGGGTATTGGCAAAAAGGGGGTTTTCCGTAACGTTATACGAAAGGGAGGATAAATTAGGAGGCCAATTCCTTCTCTTCAAGGATCCTTGGAAGATTAATGAGTTCAACTCTATCGTTGATTTCTACAAGAACGAGTTGGAGAGATTGGGAGTAGAAATCAAGCTTAGAAGTGAGGTGAATTGTGACAACGGGAAGTGTATCTATGCGGTTCCGGAACAGCGTAGTCCAGAACCTCCAGAACTTAAGGGAAAGAGAATACTAATAGATTCAACTTTATACGCGTACCATGACTATGCATTCTATTTGGCTAAGGATAACGAAGTTTACATGACCGAGGATTCACTTTCTATCTTGGACAGAACCAGACAGTTTCTGTTGGAGGAGAATTTGAAGGAAGTGGGCGTGAATTTCGTTCAAAAGGCTACCGGTAACTTTGACGTTATATTCAACGAGAGGGTCAGGGATCAGCCAACAATAGGCAAGTCAATCCAAAGGGGATACTGGTTAGGTAGAACCTTCAGTTTGAGATAA
- a CDS encoding DUF763 domain-containing protein, whose amino-acid sequence MEVEGIADLPLHTGHVPPYLIPIMRRLSSGIIRIMIDEWGPSKVVERLSNPLWFQGLNNVIGMDWDSSGSTTVTLGILKEVVGHEYGLAILGGKGKSSLRIPEEIDSLNFDVDKEKLKEVSKLVAKVDTTAIQDGYQLYHQSLIVSDEGKWGIIQQGMNEETKFARRYHWVNQASTTSVHDVAGLKSNSSVNVVMDEAQGARRVVLDLIRQDPRKVIREIEEAESMLKGRSNIMFWVNGGTESFVSPQAKLVYMKPIDIKKIGEVISKLNEFSPASFDEALLQGLGPSTAKALYLVADLIYREPPSYSDVANIPYDPFKYAFAVGGKDGVPYPVNRRVAYEVIRTLENMIERSKLDRKDKKIAFRRLKESIGRT is encoded by the coding sequence ATGGAAGTTGAAGGCATAGCCGACTTACCTTTGCATACAGGTCACGTTCCCCCTTATCTCATTCCGATAATGCGAAGACTTTCCAGCGGGATAATCAGGATAATGATAGATGAATGGGGTCCGTCAAAAGTAGTGGAAAGGCTGTCTAACCCTCTGTGGTTTCAGGGACTCAATAACGTAATAGGGATGGACTGGGATTCATCAGGGTCAACCACAGTAACGCTGGGAATATTGAAGGAGGTTGTTGGACATGAGTACGGCTTGGCCATACTTGGAGGCAAGGGAAAAAGTTCTTTACGTATACCGGAAGAGATAGATTCGTTAAATTTTGACGTAGATAAGGAAAAGCTGAAGGAAGTATCAAAGCTTGTAGCAAAAGTGGACACTACAGCAATACAAGACGGGTATCAACTCTACCATCAGAGTCTTATAGTGTCAGACGAAGGTAAATGGGGCATAATACAACAAGGGATGAACGAAGAAACCAAGTTCGCTAGGCGCTACCACTGGGTGAATCAAGCCTCCACTACTTCTGTTCATGACGTTGCTGGCTTGAAGTCTAATTCCTCAGTTAACGTAGTAATGGATGAAGCTCAAGGGGCCAGGAGGGTCGTCCTGGATTTAATAAGGCAGGACCCGAGGAAAGTGATTAGGGAGATAGAGGAGGCAGAATCTATGTTGAAGGGCAGGTCAAACATAATGTTTTGGGTTAACGGTGGCACTGAATCCTTCGTTTCTCCTCAAGCTAAACTGGTTTATATGAAACCTATAGATATAAAGAAAATAGGTGAGGTAATTTCAAAATTGAACGAATTTTCCCCCGCCTCGTTTGATGAGGCCCTTTTGCAGGGTTTGGGCCCTTCAACTGCAAAAGCGTTGTATTTGGTTGCAGATCTAATATATAGGGAGCCACCGTCATACTCAGACGTAGCCAATATTCCTTATGATCCTTTCAAGTATGCATTTGCAGTAGGAGGTAAGGATGGCGTACCTTATCCCGTAAATAGACGTGTGGCATATGAGGTAATTCGAACTTTAGAGAACATGATAGAAAGATCGAAACTCGATAGAAAAGATAAAAAGATAGCCTTCAGAAGGTTAAAGGAGAGTATTGGACGTACTTAA
- a CDS encoding citrate synthase/methylcitrate synthase produces the protein MDVLKKGLEDIAVKETSITYIDGKMGRLFYRGYSIFDLAEFSSFEEVAFLLWKNKLPNMRELESFKKTMSEHRDLPDQVMEYLTNVDPSSNPMDVLRTAVSMIGTADTSQDDIMTKSIKLTSKIPTLITAFQRIRSGEQPIPPDPSLSHASNFLYMLSGEKPTEIEERAMDVALILHADHEMNASTFACLVIASTLSDIYSSVIGGISALKGPLHGAANSEALKMFLEIGSPEKVEEYVYKRLSRKERLMGFGHRIYKTYDPRAIILRSYADKVTKLKGNHHLYEIARKVEDLAVRTLGEKGIYPNVDFYSGLVFYSLGFSPGFFPTVFASSRVVGWTAQVMEYLNDNRLIRPKAIYVGDVEKPYVPIEDRS, from the coding sequence TTGGACGTACTTAAGAAGGGTTTGGAGGACATAGCAGTAAAGGAGACTTCTATAACTTACATAGACGGTAAAATGGGAAGGCTATTTTACAGAGGTTATTCAATTTTCGACCTGGCGGAGTTTTCTTCCTTCGAGGAGGTTGCCTTCCTTCTTTGGAAGAACAAGTTACCCAACATGCGAGAGCTAGAGTCCTTCAAGAAGACCATGAGCGAACACAGAGACCTGCCCGATCAAGTAATGGAATACCTTACTAACGTTGATCCATCTTCAAATCCTATGGACGTTCTAAGGACGGCTGTTAGCATGATAGGCACAGCAGATACCTCACAGGACGACATAATGACTAAATCAATTAAGCTAACATCTAAGATACCTACCCTTATTACCGCATTCCAGAGGATAAGATCTGGAGAACAGCCTATTCCTCCTGATCCGTCTTTATCTCATGCGTCCAACTTCCTTTACATGTTGAGCGGAGAGAAACCAACGGAAATTGAGGAAAGGGCTATGGACGTTGCATTGATCCTTCATGCTGACCATGAGATGAACGCCTCTACCTTCGCATGCCTAGTCATAGCCTCTACGTTATCAGATATATATTCTTCAGTTATTGGAGGTATTTCAGCCCTTAAGGGTCCACTTCACGGTGCAGCTAACTCAGAGGCATTGAAGATGTTTCTAGAAATTGGGTCTCCAGAAAAGGTTGAGGAGTACGTTTACAAGAGGTTATCTAGAAAGGAGAGATTGATGGGTTTCGGCCACAGAATATATAAAACCTACGATCCTAGGGCAATAATTCTAAGGTCTTATGCAGATAAGGTCACTAAACTGAAGGGAAATCATCATCTATACGAGATAGCTAGGAAGGTTGAGGACTTGGCGGTAAGGACTTTAGGTGAAAAGGGAATTTACCCTAACGTTGACTTTTATTCAGGCTTAGTTTTCTACAGCTTAGGTTTCTCACCTGGGTTCTTCCCGACTGTGTTCGCTTCGTCTAGGGTTGTGGGATGGACGGCTCAAGTGATGGAATATCTAAACGATAATAGGCTTATAAGACCCAAGGCAATTTACGTTGGCGACGTGGAAAAACCATACGTTCCTATAGAGGATAGATCTTAA
- a CDS encoding DUF47 family protein — protein MLKFRILSNKEGQIYSNLMKMSSMIREAVTTLQDEFSAIRRGDRDPIASEMIRIKGYHERIAMLREEILSTLYGEAFLPDFKETIVMLTQSLYSTVKAVKDASRAMSSRTPNERCIISLSEGLLTYLSLVNEASKKTSDLISAIQVDMEEAIKVGKEIQAMERQGDEIKDTLLQRLYDMEKEVDIISILQMKDIILFIDEILDSMEEPQ, from the coding sequence ATGCTTAAGTTTAGAATACTTAGTAATAAAGAAGGACAAATTTACTCGAACCTAATGAAGATGTCGTCCATGATTAGGGAAGCTGTAACCACATTACAGGATGAGTTTTCAGCCATCAGGAGAGGAGATAGGGACCCGATAGCTTCTGAGATGATAAGGATAAAAGGCTACCACGAAAGAATAGCCATGCTTAGGGAAGAGATACTCTCCACGCTTTACGGTGAGGCTTTTCTTCCAGACTTCAAGGAGACAATAGTTATGCTTACGCAGTCGCTTTACAGTACGGTGAAGGCTGTAAAGGACGCCTCTAGAGCCATGAGCTCTAGAACACCCAATGAGAGATGCATAATATCATTATCAGAGGGGCTTTTGACCTATCTCTCTCTAGTAAATGAGGCATCTAAGAAGACCTCTGACTTGATTTCCGCAATTCAGGTTGACATGGAAGAGGCAATTAAGGTAGGAAAGGAAATACAAGCCATGGAAAGACAAGGAGATGAAATAAAGGATACCTTGTTGCAGAGATTGTATGATATGGAAAAAGAGGTAGATATAATTTCAATACTTCAAATGAAGGATATAATTCTATTTATAGATGAAATACTTGACAGCATGGAGGAGCCACAATAA